The sequence TGTAGGTCGGGGAGGCGAGAGAGTCGAATCGCGCCGTCCGCCCACGCAGGGGCCCAGACCACCCCCGCATCCTCCACAAAGCCTTTTTTCCTCGCGCCCGCGCGTTCCTAGGAACGTCGCGCATCTTTTCGCGTTGGCCGACGGAACCGCGACGCCGAGATGGCGTTCGCTCCAGCATCTTCTTCTTCTTCTCTGCTCGCGTCCGGCCGGAGGCGCGGGTCCGCGCAGGGAGCGTTCATGACCAAGACCTACCTGATCACCGGCGGCATGGGCTTCATCGGCCGCGCCCTCGCCGCGGAGCTCAGAGAGCACGGCCATTCGGTGCGGCTCCTCGACAGCCTGATCGAGCAGGTGCACGGCGCCGGCTGCCCCCCGATTCCGCAAGGCTGCGACTTCATCCACGCCGACGTGCGCGACGCCGACGCCGTGCGGCGCGCCGTCTCCGGCGTCGACGGCGTGTTCCACCTCGCGGCCGAGGTGGGGGTCGGCCAGTCCATGTACGAGATCGAGCGCTACACCAGCGCCAACGACGTCGGCACCGCCGTGCTCCTCCAGGAGCTGATCGAGGAGCCTGTGGAGCGCGTCGTCGTCGCCTCCTCCATGAGCGTCTACGGCGAGGGCTATTACCGCGCCCCGGACGGCGCTCTCGTCGCCGACGCGAAGCGCGACAAGCGCGCGATCGAGTCCGGCCGCTGGGACCCTGTCGTCGGCAACGCGGCGCTCACCCCCGTCGCCACCGACGAGACCAAGCCCGTCGACCTCGCCTCCATCTACGCCCTCGGCAAGTACGCCCAGGAGCGCGCGGTGATGATCGCCTGCCCGGCCTACGGCATGGAATGCGTTAGCTTGAGGCTCTTCAACGTCTTCGGGCCCGGCCAGGCCCTGTCGAACCCCTATACCGGCGTGCTCGCCAATTTCGCCGCGCGCTACCTCAACGGCGAGGCGCCGACGATCTTCGAGGACGGCCAGCAGAAGCGCGACTTCGTCCACGTGGCGGACGTCGCGCGCGCCTTCCGCCTCGCCATGGAGACGCCGCGGGCCGACGGCGAGGTGATCAACATCGGCTCGGGGCGCGCCTATACGGTCTGCGACGTCGCCCGCCTGCTCGGCGAGGCGATGGGCGCCGAGATCGAGCCCGAGATCCTGGGCAAGGCGCGCGCCGGCGACATCCGCCATTGCTACGCCGACATCGCCAAGGCGCGCGAGATTCTCGGCTTCGAGCCGGAATACCGGCTGGAGACGGCGCTCGGGCCGCTGGTCGACTGGGTCGCCTCGCAGAAGGCGTCCGACCGCGGCGCCGAGATGCGCCGGCACCTCGAGGCGCGAGGGCTCGTGACATGACGGGCGCCGCCACCGACAAGCCCCTTCTGATCGTCGGCGGCGCGGGCTTCATCGGCGCGAACCTCGCCGACAGCGTGCTGGCCGAGGGCGGGCGCGTCACCGTGATCGACACGCTCGCGCGCCCCGGCGTCGAGCGCAATCTCGCCTGGCTGCGCCAACGCCACGGCGATCGCGTGCGCCATCTGAAGGCCGACGTCCGCGACGGTCCTGCGCTGGAGACGGCGGTCGCCGAGGCGCGCGGGATCGTGCATCTCGCGGCCCAGGTGGCGGTGACGACCTCGCTCGCCGATCCGCTCGAGGACTTCTCCGTCAACGCCGCCGGCACGCTGGCGCTGCTCGAGACGGTGCGCCGGGTCAACCCGCTCGCGCCCCTCGTCTTCGCCTCGACCAACAAGGTCTACGGCGACCTCGGCGACCTCGCCATGCGCGAGGGCGCGGAGGCCTACGAACCGGTGGACGCGGAGGTGCGGGCGAACGGGGTCTCCGAGACCCGGCCGCTCTCCTTCCACACGCCCTACGGCTGCTCGAAGGGCGTGGCGGACCAGTACGTGCTCGACTACGCC comes from Salinarimonas sp. and encodes:
- a CDS encoding NAD-dependent epimerase/dehydratase family protein → MTKTYLITGGMGFIGRALAAELREHGHSVRLLDSLIEQVHGAGCPPIPQGCDFIHADVRDADAVRRAVSGVDGVFHLAAEVGVGQSMYEIERYTSANDVGTAVLLQELIEEPVERVVVASSMSVYGEGYYRAPDGALVADAKRDKRAIESGRWDPVVGNAALTPVATDETKPVDLASIYALGKYAQERAVMIACPAYGMECVSLRLFNVFGPGQALSNPYTGVLANFAARYLNGEAPTIFEDGQQKRDFVHVADVARAFRLAMETPRADGEVINIGSGRAYTVCDVARLLGEAMGAEIEPEILGKARAGDIRHCYADIAKAREILGFEPEYRLETALGPLVDWVASQKASDRGAEMRRHLEARGLVT
- a CDS encoding NAD-dependent epimerase/dehydratase family protein, producing the protein MTGAATDKPLLIVGGAGFIGANLADSVLAEGGRVTVIDTLARPGVERNLAWLRQRHGDRVRHLKADVRDGPALETAVAEARGIVHLAAQVAVTTSLADPLEDFSVNAAGTLALLETVRRVNPLAPLVFASTNKVYGDLGDLAMREGAEAYEPVDAEVRANGVSETRPLSFHTPYGCSKGVADQYVLDYARSFGLRTAVMRMSCIYGPRQFGTEDQGWVAHFLIRALRGEPITIFGDGKQVRDILHVSDAVAAYRAALEGIDAVRGRVFNLGGGPANAVSLRAVLDTIEALAGPLRLDRSAWRTGDQLYFVADTRRLEAALGWRARTDWRAGLADLARWLETQDFLRGGARAPRETTERRLTA